DNA sequence from the Streptomyces sp. NBC_01497 genome:
CCCAGCCCGTGAAGGTCGAGCAGCAGGACGTGGCCGTGGCCCGGGGCGAGGAGGAGGAGTCGCCGGTGCACACCAGCACCACGGACGGCGGCCAGGAGGTCCAGGTCCACACCCGGCTCCAGACCATCCGGATCGGGCCGCCCGGCGGGTCGAGCCCCCAGCCCGTGGCGGTCACCATCTCGCGGCCCGTCGACGAGATCCAGACCTCGCTCAACCGGCTCGCCCTGCTGCTCGCGGTGGTCGCCGGGGTCGGTGTGCTCGGGGCGGGCGCCGCCGGTCTGTGGATCGCGCGGACCGGGCTGCGCCCCGTGGACGGGCTCACCCGGGCCGTCGAGCACGTGGCCCGCACGGAAGACCTCAGCGTCCGCATCCCCGTCGACGGGGAGGACGAGATCGCCCGGCTGTCCCGGTCGTTCAACTCGATGACCGCCGCGCTGGCCTCGTCCCGCGACCGCCAGTCGCAGCTGATCGCCGACGCGGGCCACGAGCTGCGCACCCCGCTCACGTCGCTGCGCACCAACATCGAGCTGCTGGCGCGAAGCGAGGAGACGGGCCGCGCGATCCCGCCCGACGACCGCCGCGAGCTGATGGCGTCGGTGAAGGCCCAGATGACGGAGCTCGCGGCGCTCATCGGCGACCTCCAGGAACTCTCCAGGCCGGACGCGCTCACGCCGGGGACGGTGCAGGTGGTCGCCCTGCACGAGGTCGTGGAGCACGCCCTGCGCCGCGCCCGGCTGCGCGGGCCCGGCCTGGCGATCGACGCCACCACCGCCACCTGGTACGTACGGGCGGAACCCGCGACGCTGGAACGCGCCGTCGTCAACGTCCTCGACAACGCCGTCAAGTTCAGTCCGCCCGGCGGCGTGGTCGAGGTCCGGCTCGACGCGCACGGCGAACTGACCGTGCGCGACCACGGGCCCGGCATCCCGGCGGAGGACCTGCCGCACGTCTTCGAGCGGTTCTGGCGCTCGCCGTCGGCGCGTTCGCTGCCCGGCTCCGGCCTCGGCCTCGCGATCGTCGCCCGTACGCTCCAGCAGGCCGGCGGCGAGATCACGCTGAGCCCGGCGGACGGCGGCGGCACGGTGGCGAGGATCAGCCTGCCCGGC
Encoded proteins:
- a CDS encoding sensor histidine kinase — translated: MALLVAAAVAIAVAVVAVSSWLLTRSQLQNELDNSLRNSTAPSSQIASALQTCEDGAGSTSSNKAAPDASEQAFAYFQVVDANGSRCVALGSQPVKVEQQDVAVARGEEEESPVHTSTTDGGQEVQVHTRLQTIRIGPPGGSSPQPVAVTISRPVDEIQTSLNRLALLLAVVAGVGVLGAGAAGLWIARTGLRPVDGLTRAVEHVARTEDLSVRIPVDGEDEIARLSRSFNSMTAALASSRDRQSQLIADAGHELRTPLTSLRTNIELLARSEETGRAIPPDDRRELMASVKAQMTELAALIGDLQELSRPDALTPGTVQVVALHEVVEHALRRARLRGPGLAIDATTATWYVRAEPATLERAVVNVLDNAVKFSPPGGVVEVRLDAHGELTVRDHGPGIPAEDLPHVFERFWRSPSARSLPGSGLGLAIVARTLQQAGGEITLSPADGGGTVARISLPGAPTPPPDLPPDA